One genomic region from Lycorma delicatula isolate Av1 chromosome 1, ASM4794821v1, whole genome shotgun sequence encodes:
- the LOC142318104 gene encoding uncharacterized protein LOC142318104, with protein sequence MARRVCITYICLLIVLFYYCNAQQSGDGFNIYKDMQIGKTNDVLKDGLTKETVDKEELILPSVAAKVNIEDTSKRNTMFRNLMIGRQIPEREIFDDSTSLDDLFALMQIPESKVTVPRVVKNIALRPVDKKAGLFGHFDKRNYYYKRDPGSVLTWTIASPRPALKHETRSGAGKHSYLQPSSFIATMGKRLPMDY encoded by the exons ATGGCTAGACGAGTGTGTATAACATACATTTGCttactaattgttttattttattactgtaatgcCCAACAGTCTGGAGATGGATTTAACATTTATAAGG ATATGCAAATTGGCAAGACTAATGATGTCTTGAAAGATGGTTTGACTAAAGAGACTGTAGATAAAGAAGAACTGATAT TACCCTCAGTTGCAGCAAAGGTAAATATTGAAGACACATCAAAAAGAAACACCATGTTCAGAA ATTTAATGATCGGAAGACAAATTCCTGAACGTGAAATCTTTGATGACAGTACTTCACTGGATGATCTATTTGCTT TAATGCAAATACCTGAATCAAAAGTCACTGTTCCTCGCGTGGTGAAAAATATTGCATTGCGTCCAGTTGATAAAAAAGCAG gGTTATTTGGGCATTTTGacaaaagaaattactattataaaagagATCCAGGATCAGTTTTGACTTGGACAATAGCATCCCCAAGACCAGCATTAAAACATGAAACGAG atcTGGAGCTGGAAAGCACAGTTACTTACAACCTTCATCATTTATAGCTACAATGGGAAAACGGCTGCCAATGGATTACTaa